The Hydrogenophaga crocea genome contains a region encoding:
- the ahpF gene encoding alkyl hydroperoxide reductase subunit F gives MLDDTLKAQLQAYLGKLQRPIRLIASLDDSASSQELRELLTTIAGLSDLVSFDDSGSDARKPSFVIAREGETTGVRFAAIPLGHEFTSLVLALLWTGGHPPKAEQETLDAIATLQGEFRFEVYMSLTCHNCPDVVQALSLMAVRNPAVQVTVIDGGLFQAEVEARQVMAVPMVYLNGEEFGGGRMTLEEIVAKLDVNADAREAAKLDAKDPFDVLIVGGGPAGAAAAVYAARKGIRVGVAAERFGGQVNDTLAIENYISVLETDGPKFAAALEAQVRHYGVDIMNLQRADKLVPASEPGGLVEVHMANGAALKARSVILSTGARWRNVNVPGEAEYRNKGVAYCPHCDGPLFKGKRVAVIGGGNSGVEAAIDLAGIVEHVTLIEFADALKADAVLVRKLESLTNVTIHVNAQTTEITGANGTVNGLSYKDRVSGEARHIELEGVFVQIGLVPNTEWLKGTVELSRFGEIVIDAKGHTNVPGVFAAGDCTTVPYKQIVIAAGAGSTAALSAFDHLIRQPVAEAATA, from the coding sequence ATGCTCGACGACACCCTCAAGGCCCAGCTGCAGGCCTATCTCGGCAAGCTGCAGCGCCCGATCCGCCTCATCGCCTCGCTCGACGACTCGGCCTCGTCGCAAGAGCTGCGCGAACTGCTCACGACCATCGCCGGTCTGTCCGACCTCGTCTCGTTCGACGACAGCGGCAGCGATGCGCGCAAGCCCTCGTTCGTGATCGCCCGCGAAGGCGAGACCACGGGCGTGCGCTTCGCCGCCATTCCGCTGGGCCACGAGTTCACCTCGCTGGTGCTCGCGCTGCTCTGGACCGGCGGCCACCCGCCCAAGGCCGAGCAGGAAACCCTGGATGCCATCGCCACGCTGCAGGGAGAGTTCCGCTTCGAGGTCTACATGAGCCTGACCTGCCACAACTGCCCGGACGTGGTGCAGGCGCTGTCGCTGATGGCCGTGCGCAACCCCGCGGTGCAGGTGACGGTGATCGACGGCGGCCTGTTCCAGGCCGAGGTCGAGGCGCGCCAGGTGATGGCCGTGCCCATGGTCTATCTCAATGGCGAAGAGTTCGGCGGTGGCCGCATGACGCTCGAAGAGATCGTGGCCAAGCTCGACGTGAACGCCGACGCGCGCGAAGCCGCCAAGCTCGACGCCAAGGACCCGTTCGACGTGCTGATCGTGGGCGGTGGCCCGGCCGGCGCCGCGGCCGCGGTGTACGCGGCGCGCAAGGGCATCCGCGTGGGCGTGGCGGCCGAGCGTTTCGGTGGTCAGGTCAACGACACGCTGGCGATCGAGAACTACATCAGCGTGCTCGAAACCGACGGCCCCAAGTTCGCGGCCGCGCTCGAAGCGCAGGTGCGCCACTACGGCGTGGACATCATGAACCTGCAGCGCGCCGACAAGCTCGTGCCTGCGAGCGAGCCTGGCGGCCTGGTGGAAGTGCACATGGCCAATGGCGCCGCGCTCAAGGCGCGCAGCGTGATCCTGTCGACCGGCGCTCGCTGGCGCAACGTGAACGTGCCCGGTGAAGCCGAGTACCGCAACAAGGGCGTGGCCTACTGCCCGCACTGCGACGGCCCGCTGTTCAAGGGCAAGCGCGTGGCCGTGATCGGCGGCGGCAACTCGGGTGTCGAGGCCGCGATCGACCTCGCGGGCATCGTCGAGCACGTCACGCTGATCGAGTTCGCCGACGCGCTCAAGGCCGACGCCGTGCTGGTGCGCAAGCTCGAGAGCCTGACCAACGTGACCATCCACGTGAACGCGCAGACCACCGAGATCACGGGCGCCAACGGCACCGTGAACGGCCTGAGCTACAAGGACCGCGTGAGCGGCGAGGCGCGCCACATCGAACTCGAAGGCGTGTTCGTGCAGATCGGCCTGGTGCCCAACACCGAATGGCTCAAGGGCACGGTGGAGCTGAGCCGCTTCGGCGAGATCGTGATCGACGCCAAGGGCCACACCAACGTGCCGGGCGTGTTCGCCGCGGGCGACTGCACCACGGTGCCGTACAAGCAGATCGTGATCGCCGCGGGCGCGGGCTCCACCGCCGCGCTCAGCGCCTTCGACCACCTGATCCGCCAGCCGGTGGCCGAAGCCGCCACGGCCTGA
- the ahpC gene encoding alkyl hydroperoxide reductase subunit C → MSLINTTVQPFSTTAFHNGKFVPVTDASLRGEWSVLIFMPAAFTFNCPTEVEDAADNYAEFQKLGAEVYIVTTDTHFSHKVWHETSPAVGKAKFPLVGDPTHQLTRAFGVHIEEEGLALRGTFIINPEGVIKTAEIHDNAIARDVKETLRKLKAAQFVAKNPGQVCPAKWNEGAKTLTPSLDLVGKI, encoded by the coding sequence ATGTCCCTGATCAACACCACCGTGCAACCCTTCTCGACCACGGCCTTCCACAACGGCAAGTTCGTGCCCGTGACCGACGCCAGCCTGCGTGGCGAGTGGTCGGTGCTGATCTTCATGCCGGCGGCCTTCACCTTCAACTGCCCGACCGAAGTCGAAGACGCGGCCGACAACTACGCCGAGTTCCAGAAGCTGGGCGCCGAGGTGTACATCGTCACCACCGACACCCACTTCTCGCACAAGGTGTGGCACGAGACCTCCCCCGCCGTGGGCAAGGCCAAGTTCCCCCTGGTCGGTGACCCGACGCACCAGCTGACCCGCGCCTTTGGCGTGCACATCGAAGAAGAAGGCCTGGCGCTGCGCGGCACCTTCATCATCAACCCCGAAGGCGTGATCAAGACCGCCGAGATCCACGACAACGCCATCGCGCGCGACGTGAAGGAAACCCTGCGCAAGCTCAAGGCCGCCCAGTTCGTGGCCAAGAACCCCGGCCAGGTGTGCCCCGCCAAGTGGAACGAAGGCGCCAAGACCCTGACGCCCTCGCTGGACCTCGTCGGCAAGATCTGA
- a CDS encoding sulfite reductase subunit alpha, producing the protein MIFTPDKLTYALSTVAAYGLLCGTVAWQHRRRQQAAQRRVAALLPATPGMPAWWVTYASQTGQAEELALQTAQALHTAGVPVRLAALGELSASDLQEAERLLCVASTYGEGDPPDSAARFAQQVMASARPDLSHLHVGLLALGDRAYAHFCGFGRVLDEWLRARGAQPLFERIEVDKSDPEALRRWRQQLAHLAGTSDLPDWEAPALQPWRLRARQHLNPGSAGEPVFHIELVPQTGQALPDWQAGDLAQVAVPGAEGAPRDYSIASVPQDGAVHLLVRLARRADGSAGLASGWLTQGAALGDAVSMRVRAHAGFRMGDNAQRPLILIGNGTGLAGLRGHIRGRLAAAGALGATPSPRPEGVAPLWLLFGERHARHDAHHRAEIEGFVQQGWLARVDWVFSRDQAERRYVQHALATHADAVRAWVGQGAAIYVCGSLEGMAGAVDRTLQDILGADALQAMAAEGRYRRDVY; encoded by the coding sequence ATGATCTTCACGCCCGACAAACTCACCTACGCCCTTTCCACCGTCGCGGCCTATGGCCTGCTGTGCGGCACCGTGGCCTGGCAGCACCGCCGCCGCCAGCAGGCCGCGCAGCGCCGCGTGGCCGCGCTGTTGCCGGCCACACCCGGCATGCCCGCCTGGTGGGTCACCTACGCGAGTCAGACCGGCCAGGCCGAGGAGCTCGCGCTGCAGACCGCGCAGGCGCTGCACACCGCGGGCGTGCCGGTGCGACTGGCTGCGCTGGGCGAGCTCAGCGCGAGCGACCTGCAGGAGGCCGAGCGCCTGCTGTGCGTGGCCAGCACGTATGGTGAAGGTGATCCGCCCGACAGCGCGGCGCGCTTCGCGCAGCAGGTGATGGCCTCGGCGCGGCCCGATCTGTCGCACCTGCACGTGGGCCTGCTCGCGCTGGGCGACAGGGCCTATGCCCATTTCTGCGGCTTTGGCCGCGTGCTCGACGAATGGCTGCGCGCACGCGGCGCACAGCCGCTGTTCGAGCGCATCGAGGTCGACAAGAGCGACCCCGAGGCCTTGCGGCGCTGGCGACAGCAACTGGCCCACCTGGCCGGCACCAGCGACCTGCCCGATTGGGAAGCGCCCGCGCTGCAGCCCTGGCGCTTGCGCGCGCGCCAGCACCTCAACCCGGGCAGCGCGGGCGAGCCGGTGTTCCACATCGAGCTCGTGCCGCAGACCGGGCAGGCGCTGCCCGACTGGCAGGCCGGCGACCTCGCGCAGGTCGCGGTGCCGGGCGCCGAAGGCGCGCCGCGCGATTATTCGATCGCCTCGGTGCCCCAGGACGGCGCCGTGCACCTGCTGGTGCGCCTGGCGCGCCGCGCCGACGGCAGCGCTGGCCTGGCCTCGGGCTGGCTCACGCAGGGCGCGGCCCTCGGCGACGCGGTGTCGATGCGCGTGCGCGCGCACGCGGGCTTTCGCATGGGCGACAACGCGCAGCGGCCGCTGATCCTGATCGGCAACGGCACGGGCCTCGCGGGCCTGCGCGGGCACATCCGCGGCCGCCTCGCGGCCGCGGGCGCGCTCGGCGCGACGCCTTCGCCGCGGCCCGAGGGCGTAGCGCCCCTGTGGCTGCTGTTCGGCGAGCGCCATGCGCGCCACGACGCGCACCACCGCGCCGAGATCGAGGGCTTTGTGCAGCAGGGCTGGCTCGCGCGCGTGGACTGGGTGTTTTCCCGCGACCAGGCCGAGCGCCGCTACGTGCAGCACGCGCTCGCCACCCACGCGGACGCGGTGCGGGCGTGGGTGGGGCAGGGCGCGGCGATCTACGTCTGCGGCAGCCTCGAGGGCATGGCCGGCGCGGTCGACCGCACGCTGCAGGACATCCTCGGCGCAGACGCCCTGCAGGCGATGGCGGCCGAAGGCCGCTACCGCCGCGACGTCTACTGA
- a CDS encoding catecholate siderophore receptor Fiu, which yields MASKRRHTPRPSARLLALLAATAPVAGMAQTQSTATLPTVTVNAAPEVPYKADKSANDKFTAPLVDTPKTVQIIKKEVIEEQGAITLTEALRNTPGITLQMGENGNSSAGDTFQLRGFSLQQSIFVDGIRDLGAVTRDTFNLEQVEVVKGAAGAETGRGASSGFVNLISKQAHLGDENSVSGTVGTGSVKRITADLNKQLSDSSAFRLNAMAQDSGVDGRDFVENKGQGLGLSYAAGLGTPTRVFLFSQHLRQNNVPDGGIPAIGYEGYTSVIGPKVRRENFYGSVNDREKVDADMLTAKIEHDLGSGTTIRNVTRYGKSHMDRTLTGVNTGATGITATGPQSAWTVNRSRQRVDQENSILANQTSINTAFDTGSVKHSLAAGVELLHEKQVSFDHGTAGTTPAANLYNPDPYQSIFVFGPRTGGETGGTTNTISAYVFDDARLNERWSINGGVRVDVYKLNTDNVTAAGVRTALEDSRSLVSWSVGSVYKPASNGSVYASYATSATPPGANNFQLSATAGNQANAALDPQRTNNIELGTKWELMDKRLNVAAAIFRTENDRQTSYDAATNTTSQFGKTRVQGLELSAVGQITRLWQITAGLAKTSTKSLDQFSLNTTTGVVTSTTGVRWSPDLTATLWSSYQWNQLTLGVGARYVSEAKRFVNASGAPGNVPNIPSYWVADAMLKYQVNPKTSLQLNVYNLFDEEYLMTLNNGGGRLALGAPRSATLTANFRF from the coding sequence ATGGCAAGCAAGCGCCGCCACACCCCCCGCCCTTCCGCCCGACTCCTGGCCCTGCTGGCCGCCACCGCGCCCGTGGCCGGCATGGCGCAAACCCAAAGCACCGCCACGCTGCCCACCGTGACGGTGAACGCGGCGCCCGAGGTGCCGTACAAGGCCGACAAATCGGCCAACGACAAGTTCACGGCCCCGCTGGTGGACACGCCCAAGACGGTGCAGATCATCAAGAAGGAAGTGATCGAAGAACAAGGCGCCATCACGCTCACCGAGGCGCTGCGCAACACGCCGGGCATCACGCTGCAGATGGGCGAGAACGGCAACAGCTCGGCAGGTGACACCTTCCAGCTGCGTGGCTTCTCGCTGCAGCAGTCGATCTTCGTGGACGGCATCCGCGACCTTGGCGCGGTCACGCGCGACACGTTCAACCTCGAGCAGGTCGAGGTGGTCAAGGGCGCCGCGGGCGCCGAGACCGGCCGCGGCGCGAGCTCGGGCTTCGTCAACCTGATCTCCAAGCAGGCCCACCTGGGCGACGAGAACAGCGTCTCAGGCACGGTGGGCACGGGCAGCGTCAAACGCATCACGGCCGACCTGAACAAGCAGCTGAGCGACAGCTCGGCCTTCCGCCTCAACGCCATGGCGCAGGACAGCGGCGTGGACGGCCGCGACTTCGTGGAGAACAAGGGTCAGGGCCTGGGCCTGTCGTACGCGGCCGGCCTGGGCACGCCCACGCGCGTGTTCCTGTTCAGCCAGCACCTGCGTCAGAACAACGTGCCCGACGGCGGCATTCCCGCCATCGGCTACGAGGGCTACACCTCGGTCATCGGGCCCAAGGTGCGGCGCGAGAACTTCTACGGCAGCGTGAACGACCGCGAGAAGGTCGACGCCGACATGCTCACCGCCAAGATCGAGCACGACCTGGGCTCGGGCACCACGATCCGCAACGTCACGCGCTACGGCAAGTCGCACATGGACCGCACGCTCACCGGCGTGAACACCGGCGCCACGGGCATCACCGCCACCGGCCCGCAGTCGGCCTGGACGGTGAACCGCTCGCGCCAGCGCGTCGACCAGGAGAACAGCATCCTGGCCAACCAGACCAGCATCAACACCGCCTTCGACACCGGCAGCGTCAAGCACTCGCTGGCCGCGGGGGTGGAGCTGCTGCACGAGAAGCAGGTGAGCTTCGACCACGGCACCGCGGGCACCACGCCGGCGGCCAACCTCTACAACCCGGACCCTTACCAATCGATATTCGTGTTCGGCCCGCGCACCGGCGGTGAAACCGGCGGCACGACCAACACCATCAGCGCCTACGTGTTCGACGACGCCAGGCTCAACGAGCGCTGGTCCATCAACGGCGGCGTGCGCGTGGACGTCTACAAGCTCAACACCGACAACGTGACCGCCGCGGGCGTGCGCACCGCGCTCGAAGATTCGCGCAGCCTCGTGAGCTGGAGCGTCGGCAGCGTGTACAAGCCCGCCAGCAACGGCAGCGTGTACGCCTCCTACGCCACCTCGGCCACGCCGCCCGGCGCCAACAACTTCCAGCTCAGCGCCACCGCGGGCAACCAGGCCAACGCGGCCCTTGACCCGCAGCGCACGAACAACATCGAGCTCGGCACCAAGTGGGAGCTGATGGACAAGCGACTGAATGTGGCGGCCGCGATCTTCCGCACCGAAAACGACCGCCAGACCAGCTACGACGCGGCCACCAACACCACCTCGCAGTTCGGCAAGACCCGCGTGCAGGGCCTGGAGCTGTCGGCCGTGGGCCAGATCACGCGCCTGTGGCAGATCACCGCGGGCCTGGCCAAGACCAGCACCAAGTCGCTCGACCAGTTCAGCCTCAACACCACCACGGGCGTGGTCACGAGCACCACCGGCGTGCGCTGGTCGCCCGACCTCACGGCCACGCTCTGGAGCTCGTACCAGTGGAACCAGCTCACCCTGGGCGTGGGCGCGCGCTATGTGTCGGAAGCCAAGCGCTTCGTGAACGCGAGCGGTGCGCCGGGCAACGTGCCCAACATCCCTTCGTACTGGGTCGCCGACGCCATGCTGAAGTACCAGGTCAATCCCAAGACCAGCCTGCAGCTCAACGTCTACAACCTGTTCGACGAGGAGTACCTGATGACCCTGAACAACGGCGGTGGCCGCCTGGCCCTGGGCGCGCCGCGCTCGGCCACGCTGACCGCCAACTTCCGGTTCTGA
- a CDS encoding DUF4198 domain-containing protein, giving the protein MKNATLRHRVLALAATAAMAALSMSAAHAHRAWLLPSGTIYSGQQPWVSVDAAISNDIFYYEHNAAALDNLVVTGPDGQPVQAENAAKGRYRSMFDVKLEQQGTYRLALVSDGLIASYKVGNETKRARGSAESLAKEIPADATELRVSQNSNRVETFVTRGAPTTAALKPTGRGIELVPVTHPNDLVEGETATFRFLDNGQPAANYAATVILAGLRYRSELGEMRLTTDANGEIRVKWPAAGMYWLNVAPARAPAQGAPMAGGPGAAPAAPSGPAGTLAEPVRRSNYSLTLEVLPK; this is encoded by the coding sequence ATGAAGAACGCCACCCTGCGCCACCGCGTCCTCGCGCTCGCCGCCACCGCCGCCATGGCCGCGCTCAGCATGTCCGCTGCCCACGCGCACCGCGCCTGGCTGCTGCCTTCGGGCACCATCTACTCGGGCCAGCAGCCCTGGGTCAGCGTGGACGCCGCGATCTCCAACGACATCTTCTACTACGAGCACAACGCCGCCGCCCTCGACAACCTCGTGGTGACCGGCCCCGACGGCCAGCCCGTGCAGGCCGAGAACGCGGCCAAAGGCCGCTACCGCAGCATGTTCGACGTGAAGCTCGAGCAGCAGGGCACCTACCGGCTCGCGCTGGTGAGCGACGGCCTGATCGCGAGCTACAAGGTGGGCAACGAGACCAAGCGCGCGCGCGGCAGCGCCGAGTCGCTGGCCAAGGAAATCCCTGCCGACGCCACCGAACTGCGCGTGAGCCAGAACAGCAACCGCGTGGAAACCTTCGTGACGCGCGGCGCGCCCACCACCGCGGCGCTCAAGCCCACGGGCAGGGGCATCGAGCTCGTGCCCGTGACGCACCCCAACGACCTGGTCGAGGGCGAGACGGCCACCTTCCGCTTCCTCGACAACGGGCAGCCCGCCGCGAACTACGCAGCCACCGTGATCCTCGCGGGCCTGCGCTACCGCAGCGAACTCGGCGAGATGCGCCTCACCACCGACGCCAACGGCGAGATCCGCGTGAAGTGGCCCGCGGCGGGCATGTATTGGCTGAACGTGGCGCCGGCGCGCGCGCCGGCGCAGGGCGCGCCCATGGCCGGCGGCCCCGGCGCGGCGCCGGCCGCGCCGTCCGGCCCCGCGGGCACGCTGGCCGAGCCTGTGCGCCGCTCCAACTACAGCCTGACGCTCGAAGTCCTGCCGAAGTAA
- a CDS encoding efflux transporter outer membrane subunit gives MNPSVLNPLLKASALACALALQACAVTEPVSPAPVELPARWDATAVSGPEQPISRDWWLGFGSPALVGLLDEAQAGSADLRIAIERMRQADIALQQAGVSRLPAVGASLSTSGGQTDAPGTPSVSRESTSAGLSISYELDLWGRIAAGVRAGEASFVASQHDWRTARLTLLTGVANNYFLWLNLNERLGIARQNLETAERVLRVVEARQRNGVATALEVSQQRAAVLSARTALIPLELQQRQAASALALLLGRVPQGYVPAAGEFAQLAVPTLSPGLPATLLTRRPDLASAEAQLAAADANVAAARAALLPTVSLSASGGLGTSALLSLADPTRSVSLGLSLAQSIFDGGRQRLQIRSTQSQRVVLIENYGKAIRTALKEVDDGLGNLARSQQQEALQRELVAQARRSLELAELRYREGSGDLLSVLDAQRTLFSALDALSTQKLARLSAALDLYKALGGDWVDAPALS, from the coding sequence ATGAACCCCTCTGTTCTGAACCCCCTTCTGAAGGCGTCGGCGCTGGCTTGCGCGCTGGCGCTGCAGGCCTGCGCCGTGACCGAACCCGTGAGCCCCGCCCCGGTGGAGCTGCCCGCGCGCTGGGACGCCACCGCCGTGAGCGGCCCCGAGCAGCCGATCTCCCGCGACTGGTGGCTGGGCTTCGGCTCGCCGGCGCTCGTGGGCCTGCTCGACGAAGCCCAGGCCGGCAGCGCCGACCTGCGCATCGCGATCGAGCGCATGCGCCAGGCCGACATCGCGTTGCAACAGGCTGGTGTGTCGCGCCTGCCCGCGGTGGGTGCCAGCCTGAGCACCTCGGGCGGCCAGACCGATGCGCCGGGCACGCCGTCCGTTTCGCGCGAGAGCACGAGCGCGGGCCTGTCGATCAGCTACGAGCTCGATCTGTGGGGCCGCATCGCGGCCGGCGTGCGTGCGGGCGAGGCCTCGTTCGTGGCCAGCCAGCACGACTGGCGCACCGCGCGCCTGACCCTGCTCACGGGCGTGGCCAACAACTACTTCCTGTGGCTCAACCTCAACGAGCGCCTGGGCATCGCGCGCCAGAACCTCGAGACCGCCGAGCGTGTGCTGCGTGTCGTCGAAGCGCGCCAGCGCAATGGCGTGGCCACCGCGCTCGAGGTGTCGCAGCAGCGCGCCGCCGTGCTCAGCGCGCGCACCGCGCTGATCCCGCTCGAACTGCAGCAGCGCCAGGCCGCGTCGGCGCTCGCGCTGCTGCTGGGCCGCGTGCCGCAGGGCTACGTGCCTGCGGCGGGCGAGTTCGCGCAGCTCGCGGTGCCCACGCTGTCGCCGGGCCTGCCGGCCACGCTGCTCACGCGCCGGCCCGACCTCGCATCGGCCGAGGCGCAGCTGGCCGCGGCCGATGCCAACGTGGCCGCCGCGCGCGCCGCGCTGCTGCCCACGGTATCGCTGTCGGCCTCGGGCGGTCTGGGCACCTCGGCGTTGCTGAGCCTGGCCGACCCCACGCGCAGCGTCTCGCTGGGCCTGTCGCTCGCGCAATCGATCTTCGACGGCGGCCGCCAGCGGCTGCAGATCCGCAGCACGCAGTCGCAGCGCGTGGTGCTGATCGAGAACTACGGCAAGGCCATCCGCACCGCGCTCAAGGAGGTCGACGACGGCCTGGGCAATCTCGCGCGCAGCCAGCAGCAGGAGGCGCTGCAGCGCGAACTCGTGGCGCAGGCGCGGCGCTCGCTCGAACTCGCCGAGCTGCGTTACCGCGAGGGCAGTGGCGATCTGCTCTCGGTGCTCGACGCGCAGCGCACGCTGTTTTCGGCGCTCGACGCCTTGTCCACGCAAAAGCTTGCGCGCCTGAGCGCCGCGCTCGATCTCTACAAGGCCCTGGGCGGCGACTGGGTCGACGCGCCCGCCCTGTCCTGA
- a CDS encoding PepSY-associated TM helix domain-containing protein: MKTAPATQAAPQRAYWLKTLHQWHWISSALCLIGMLLFAFTGITLNHAADIPATPVVQQRTAELPEALRAAIALKDDEPDSAPLPPALQAWLGEALGVGLPASDAEWSPEEIYLSLPRPGGDAWLRIDRESGAVAYERTDRGWISYLNDLHKGRHTGPVWKGFLDVFSVACLVFSITGLLILKFHAANRPSTWPMVGAGLVIPLLLAILFIH, from the coding sequence GTGAAAACCGCCCCGGCCACCCAGGCCGCCCCCCAGCGCGCCTACTGGCTCAAGACCCTGCACCAGTGGCACTGGATCAGCTCCGCGCTCTGCCTCATCGGCATGCTCCTGTTCGCGTTCACCGGCATCACGCTCAACCACGCGGCCGACATCCCGGCCACGCCGGTGGTGCAGCAGCGCACGGCCGAACTGCCCGAGGCGCTGCGCGCCGCCATTGCGCTCAAGGACGACGAGCCCGACAGCGCGCCGCTGCCGCCCGCGCTGCAGGCCTGGCTCGGCGAAGCGCTCGGTGTGGGGCTGCCGGCCAGCGACGCCGAATGGTCGCCCGAGGAGATCTACCTCTCGCTGCCGCGCCCCGGCGGCGACGCCTGGCTGCGCATCGATCGCGAGAGCGGGGCGGTGGCGTACGAGCGCACCGACCGCGGCTGGATCTCTTACCTCAACGACCTGCACAAGGGCCGTCACACCGGCCCGGTCTGGAAGGGTTTTCTCGACGTCTTCTCGGTGGCCTGTCTGGTGTTCTCCATCACCGGCCTGCTCATCCTCAAGTTCCACGCGGCCAACCGGCCCAGCACCTGGCCCATGGTGGGCGCGGGCCTGGTGATCCCGCTGTTGCTTGCGATCCTTTTCATCCACTGA
- a CDS encoding FAD:protein FMN transferase yields the protein MTRVLVPDHIDAAAVPALGARVHGLRGETMGTTWWVLWADRDATRQAAVRAAIEAELDLVVAQMSTWLPSSDLSRFNRAAPGSRHTLPEAFADVLQAALWLAEASAGAFNPAAGALVNRWGFGPAPRHTDPGFTPPDETELCAALRTQDWRRLAFDAATREATQPGGLLLDLSAIAKGHAVDRVARALAGLGIAHALVEVGGELRGQGLRPDGMPWWVELECPPVAPGHSPPPPTRVALHGLSVATSGDYRRAYRHQGRHLPHSIDPRSGRPVAHGLASVSVLHTEALWADAWSTALTVAGRDAGLALAEAHGIAALFVQREADGGLTETLTGAMARLAG from the coding sequence ATGACCCGCGTGCTGGTTCCCGACCACATCGACGCCGCCGCGGTGCCGGCGCTGGGCGCGCGCGTGCATGGCCTGCGTGGCGAGACCATGGGCACCACCTGGTGGGTGCTGTGGGCCGATCGCGACGCCACGCGCCAGGCCGCGGTGCGCGCCGCGATCGAGGCCGAGCTCGACCTCGTGGTGGCGCAAATGAGCACCTGGCTGCCCAGCTCCGACCTTTCGCGTTTCAACCGCGCCGCGCCCGGTTCGCGCCACACGCTGCCCGAGGCCTTTGCGGACGTGCTGCAGGCCGCGCTGTGGCTCGCCGAGGCATCCGCCGGCGCTTTCAACCCCGCGGCCGGCGCGCTCGTGAACCGCTGGGGTTTCGGCCCCGCGCCGCGCCACACCGACCCCGGCTTCACCCCGCCCGACGAGACCGAGCTGTGCGCCGCGCTGCGCACGCAGGACTGGCGCCGCCTGGCCTTCGATGCGGCCACGCGCGAGGCCACGCAGCCCGGCGGGCTGCTGCTCGATCTGTCGGCCATCGCCAAGGGCCATGCCGTGGACCGCGTGGCGCGCGCGCTCGCGGGCCTGGGCATCGCGCATGCGCTGGTCGAGGTGGGCGGCGAACTGCGCGGCCAGGGCCTGAGGCCCGACGGCATGCCCTGGTGGGTCGAGCTCGAATGCCCGCCCGTGGCGCCGGGCCATTCACCGCCGCCGCCCACACGCGTGGCCCTGCACGGCCTGTCGGTCGCCACCTCGGGCGACTACCGCCGTGCTTACCGTCACCAGGGCCGGCACCTGCCGCACAGCATCGACCCACGCAGCGGCCGGCCCGTGGCCCATGGCCTGGCGTCGGTGAGCGTGCTGCACACCGAGGCGCTCTGGGCCGACGCCTGGTCCACCGCGCTCACCGTGGCCGGCCGCGACGCCGGCCTCGCCCTGGCCGAAGCCCACGGCATCGCGGCGCTGTTCGTGCAGCGCGAGGCCGATGGCGGCCTGACCGAAACCCTCACGGGCGCGATGGCGCGCCTCGCCGGATGA
- a CDS encoding DUF2271 domain-containing protein gives MPIRYAAALTAASFAWPAVAADLSLKVEIPRLGVAEYHRPYVAIWIEKPDQSFVGNLAVWYDIKLRNNEGTKWLKDMRAWWRKSGRELNMPVDGLSGATRAPGEHTVQFGAGSALGRLAPGEYQVVLEAAREVGGRELVKVPFVWPPKGSTTTQASGQHELGAVSVTVKP, from the coding sequence ATGCCGATCCGTTACGCCGCCGCGCTCACCGCGGCCTCCTTCGCGTGGCCCGCCGTGGCCGCCGATCTCTCGCTCAAGGTCGAGATCCCGCGACTGGGCGTGGCCGAGTACCACCGGCCCTACGTGGCGATCTGGATCGAGAAGCCCGACCAGTCCTTCGTGGGCAACCTCGCGGTCTGGTACGACATCAAGCTGCGCAACAACGAAGGCACCAAGTGGCTCAAGGACATGCGGGCCTGGTGGCGCAAGAGCGGGCGCGAACTGAACATGCCCGTGGACGGCCTCAGCGGCGCCACGCGCGCGCCCGGTGAGCACACCGTGCAGTTCGGCGCGGGCAGCGCGCTCGGTCGGCTCGCCCCCGGCGAGTACCAGGTGGTGCTCGAAGCCGCGCGCGAGGTCGGCGGCCGCGAACTCGTGAAGGTGCCTTTCGTGTGGCCGCCCAAGGGCAGCACCACCACGCAGGCCAGCGGCCAGCACGAACTCGGCGCCGTGAGCGTCACCGTCAAACCCTGA